A region from the Cryptosporangium arvum DSM 44712 genome encodes:
- a CDS encoding EAL domain-containing protein, with amino-acid sequence MGESIQYRAVVDLFSGRVPAHELTAGRGVHPLRMVELAAGLPTPLHLPLHPDALLRDPGLPDALAERCAATRRAPDTVTVLLAERYCMTDVVSLRRRCAALRRHGFTIGVDDVGALHGSLSVLAAIHPQVVKVHHTLVGSVAEYPEASAVIEAIVVFARKIGATLTATGVESDATVTALRSLGVAYGQGAALGGVDVQWRDVVAVPPLLATDRPGVGADDRAGDAFEGQTIRELLRRAMVASVEASGDEIRDVFGLDEDLLTVVLLDESGHIAGVVPRGTFMLAASGPFGHALHARRGVLQHAVQPRLVAADTPVSEAIRLVTSRSRSRVYDDLVVADRDGRCVGIVRVADLLTASQRNQVDVAISLDPVTELPSGKVVEDTVRRRLRDPGGVAISWVEVDRQSVVEAEGFLAGNALIVEAAAVLRRVAASMGGGCWLGHFGAGAFVLLTDRTAVDRTIRSLLDVRPEDRYGRPVDLTVATLDCPPASAAADVNGLSLRLAELMRHAHQLGGTAWTAGSAAEPGIRVPYASRPVLTGTGPGQA; translated from the coding sequence GTGGGGGAATCGATCCAGTACAGAGCCGTCGTTGACCTGTTCAGCGGCCGGGTACCGGCCCACGAGCTGACCGCGGGGCGGGGCGTCCACCCGCTCCGGATGGTCGAGTTGGCGGCGGGGCTACCGACGCCGCTGCACCTACCGCTCCACCCCGACGCGCTGCTGCGTGACCCCGGGTTGCCCGATGCGCTGGCCGAGCGCTGCGCCGCCACCCGGCGCGCGCCCGACACCGTCACCGTGCTGCTCGCCGAGCGCTACTGCATGACCGACGTGGTCAGCCTGCGCCGCCGGTGCGCCGCGCTCCGCCGCCACGGCTTCACGATCGGCGTCGACGACGTCGGTGCGCTGCACGGTTCGCTCTCCGTGCTGGCCGCGATCCACCCGCAGGTGGTCAAGGTCCACCACACGCTGGTCGGCTCGGTCGCCGAGTACCCGGAAGCCTCCGCGGTCATCGAGGCGATCGTGGTCTTCGCCCGCAAGATCGGCGCGACGCTCACCGCCACCGGCGTCGAGTCGGACGCCACCGTCACCGCGCTGCGCTCGCTCGGCGTCGCGTACGGCCAGGGCGCGGCGCTCGGCGGCGTCGACGTGCAGTGGCGTGACGTCGTCGCGGTTCCGCCGCTGCTCGCCACCGACCGCCCTGGGGTCGGCGCCGACGACCGCGCCGGCGACGCGTTCGAGGGCCAGACCATCCGGGAGCTGCTGCGCCGGGCCATGGTCGCTTCGGTCGAGGCCTCCGGCGACGAGATCCGCGACGTGTTCGGCCTGGACGAGGACCTGCTGACCGTCGTCCTGCTGGACGAGTCCGGCCACATCGCCGGGGTCGTCCCGCGGGGCACGTTCATGCTGGCGGCCAGCGGGCCGTTCGGCCACGCGCTGCACGCCCGGCGCGGGGTGCTCCAGCACGCGGTGCAGCCCCGGTTGGTCGCGGCCGACACGCCGGTGTCGGAGGCGATCCGGCTGGTCACGTCCCGCTCGCGCAGTCGGGTCTACGACGACCTCGTCGTCGCCGACCGGGACGGCCGCTGTGTCGGCATCGTCCGGGTCGCCGACCTGCTGACCGCGTCGCAGCGCAACCAGGTGGACGTCGCGATCTCGCTGGATCCGGTCACCGAGCTGCCCAGCGGCAAGGTCGTCGAGGACACCGTCCGCCGCCGGCTGCGCGACCCGGGTGGCGTCGCGATCTCCTGGGTCGAGGTCGACCGGCAGTCGGTGGTCGAGGCCGAGGGTTTCCTGGCCGGCAACGCGCTGATCGTCGAGGCCGCGGCCGTCCTGCGCCGGGTGGCCGCGTCGATGGGCGGCGGTTGTTGGCTAGGTCACTTCGGGGCCGGAGCGTTCGTGCTTCTCACCGATCGGACAGCGGTGGATCGGACGATCCGCTCCCTGCTCGACGTCCGTCCGGAGGATCGTTACGGACGCCCGGTGGACCTTACGGTGGCGACGCTCGACTGCCCGCCGGCGTCGGCGGCCGCTGACGTCAACGGTCTCTCGCTCCGGCTGGCCGAGCTGATGCGTCATGCCCACCAATTGGGGGGCACGGCCTGGACCGCCGGCTCCGCAGCGGAGCCGGGAATTCGCGTTCCGTACGCGAGTCGCCCGGTACTTACAGGTACCGGCCCGGGCCAGGCTTAA
- a CDS encoding VanZ family protein has product MKRTWRVSFGIVVIISVFVLFLPNDDVPSGFPPGTDKVVHSALFAALALTGHRAGARARWLVAALVVYAVGSEIVQSVPALGRSSDPLDVVADCVGIVIGWLCSVNIRRTPR; this is encoded by the coding sequence GTGAAGCGAACTTGGCGGGTGTCATTCGGCATTGTCGTCATAATCAGCGTTTTCGTTCTTTTTCTTCCTAATGATGATGTTCCCTCCGGCTTCCCTCCTGGAACCGACAAGGTGGTTCATAGTGCGCTTTTTGCTGCGCTCGCACTGACCGGACATCGGGCCGGCGCGCGGGCGCGCTGGCTGGTCGCGGCGCTCGTGGTCTACGCGGTCGGGTCCGAGATCGTGCAGTCGGTGCCCGCGCTCGGCCGGTCCTCCGACCCGCTCGACGTTGTTGCGGATTGTGTCGGCATCGTGATCGGGTGGCTCTGTTCGGTGAACATTCGGCGGACCCCTCGTTAA
- a CDS encoding DUF47 domain-containing protein: protein MRFRLRPTETAFYDFFSQAADNLVKGAEILEELSLPTPDFQSISDRMKDVEHANDEVTHALLRKLNSTFVTPFDREDIYQLGSLLDDVMDHMEAAGNLIYLYGLSTLPALPREMHELIDTLSRAAKLTASAMPRLQSLKDLEAYWIEANQIENEGDHAYRMLLVRLFSGEYDTLTVMKLKEVADELEAAADAFEHVANTVETIAVKES from the coding sequence GTGCGCTTCCGGCTCCGCCCCACCGAGACCGCGTTCTACGATTTCTTCAGCCAGGCTGCCGACAATCTGGTGAAGGGCGCGGAGATCCTCGAAGAGCTCAGCCTGCCCACACCCGACTTCCAATCGATCTCCGATCGGATGAAGGACGTCGAGCACGCCAACGACGAGGTTACGCACGCTCTGCTGCGCAAGCTGAACAGCACGTTCGTGACGCCGTTCGACCGCGAGGACATCTACCAGCTGGGCTCGCTGCTCGACGACGTCATGGACCACATGGAGGCCGCGGGCAACCTCATCTACCTGTACGGGTTGTCGACGCTCCCCGCGCTGCCCCGGGAGATGCACGAGCTGATCGACACGCTCAGCCGGGCGGCGAAGCTCACCGCGTCGGCGATGCCGCGCCTGCAGTCGCTCAAGGACCTCGAGGCGTACTGGATCGAGGCCAACCAGATCGAGAACGAGGGCGACCACGCCTACCGGATGCTGCTGGTCCGGCTGTTCAGCGGCGAGTACGACACGTTGACGGTGATGAAGCTCAAGGAGGTCGCCGACGAGCTCGAGGCGGCCGCCGACGCGTTCGAGCACGTCGCGAACACGGTCGAGACGATCGCGGTCAAGGAGTCCTGA
- a CDS encoding inorganic phosphate transporter: protein MELLPVIAIIVIALAFDYTNGFHDAANAIATSVSTRALTPRAALILAAVANLAGALLGTDVAKTVGEGIVSAPNGGEGLLLVFCALFGAIVWNLITWYFGLPSSSSHALIGGLVGAALSSDAIVKWAGVVDKVVIPMVLSPIVGFGLGYLLMLAILWAFRRAHPAKMSRGFRYAQTASAAAMALGHGLQDAQKTMGVIVLALVVGGYHTGFDVPLWVILAVALALAAGTYAGGWRIMRTLGRRIIHLDPPRGFAAETAAAAVLYTTAYVFHVPISTTHTITSSVMGVGATKRLSAVRWGVATNIVTAWVLTIPAAALVAAALESVLHAIMF from the coding sequence GTGGAACTCCTCCCGGTCATCGCGATCATCGTCATCGCGCTGGCGTTCGACTACACCAACGGCTTCCACGACGCGGCGAACGCGATCGCCACGTCGGTCTCCACCCGGGCCCTGACCCCGCGCGCCGCCCTGATCCTGGCCGCGGTCGCCAACCTGGCCGGTGCGTTGCTCGGCACCGACGTCGCGAAGACCGTCGGCGAGGGCATCGTCTCCGCGCCGAACGGCGGTGAGGGCCTGCTGCTGGTCTTCTGCGCGTTGTTCGGCGCGATCGTCTGGAACCTCATCACCTGGTACTTCGGGTTGCCCTCGTCGTCCTCGCACGCGCTGATCGGCGGTCTGGTCGGGGCGGCCCTCTCGTCCGACGCGATCGTCAAGTGGGCCGGCGTCGTCGACAAGGTCGTCATCCCGATGGTGCTCTCGCCGATCGTCGGGTTCGGCCTCGGCTACCTGCTGATGCTCGCGATCCTCTGGGCGTTCCGCCGCGCGCACCCGGCGAAGATGAGCCGCGGGTTCCGGTACGCGCAGACCGCGTCGGCCGCGGCGATGGCGCTCGGGCACGGCCTGCAGGACGCCCAGAAGACGATGGGCGTGATCGTGCTGGCGCTCGTCGTCGGCGGGTACCACACCGGCTTCGACGTGCCGCTGTGGGTGATCCTGGCGGTGGCGCTGGCGCTCGCGGCCGGAACGTACGCCGGCGGCTGGCGGATCATGCGCACGCTCGGGCGACGGATCATCCACCTCGACCCGCCGCGCGGGTTCGCGGCCGAGACCGCGGCCGCCGCGGTGCTCTACACGACCGCCTACGTGTTCCACGTGCCGATCTCGACGACGCACACGATCACGTCGTCGGTGATGGGCGTCGGCGCGACGAAGCGGCTCTCCGCGGTGCGCTGGGGCGTGGCCACGAACATCGTCACGGCCTGGGTGCTCACGATCCCGGCCGCCGCGCTGGTGGCCGCCGCGCTGGAGTCGGTGCTCCACGCGATCATGTTCTAG
- the phoU gene encoding phosphate signaling complex protein PhoU: MFAGPGARGSGVREGFHGQLTAIRGALADMTDTAATAMERATVALLGADLAVAEGVSEQATRLDAARRVVEDQTYEVLALQQPVASDLRTMVMAIKVGGDIHRMGTLAQHVAKVAVRRHPGYAVPDELFPLIRKMGDVAVRMAQSAGAVLHSTDAADAGRLAIDDDAMDGLRRALFRTLLDSWPYGVESAIDMALLGRYYERFADHAVAIADGVVYLVTGELPKEL; encoded by the coding sequence ATGTTCGCCGGACCTGGGGCGAGGGGTAGCGGGGTGCGCGAGGGATTTCACGGCCAGCTGACGGCGATTCGCGGTGCGCTGGCCGACATGACCGACACCGCGGCGACCGCGATGGAGCGGGCCACCGTCGCGCTGCTCGGTGCCGACCTGGCGGTCGCCGAGGGCGTGAGCGAACAGGCCACTCGGCTCGACGCGGCCCGGCGGGTGGTCGAGGACCAGACGTACGAGGTGCTCGCACTGCAGCAGCCGGTCGCCAGCGATCTGCGGACGATGGTCATGGCGATCAAGGTCGGCGGGGACATCCATCGCATGGGGACGCTGGCCCAGCACGTCGCGAAGGTCGCGGTGCGGCGCCACCCGGGGTACGCCGTGCCGGACGAGCTGTTCCCGCTGATCCGGAAGATGGGCGACGTCGCCGTCCGGATGGCCCAGAGCGCAGGCGCCGTGCTGCACTCCACCGACGCCGCGGACGCCGGGCGCCTCGCGATCGACGACGACGCGATGGACGGCCTGCGCCGGGCGTTGTTCCGCACGTTGCTCGATAGCTGGCCGTACGGCGTCGAGTCGGCGATCGACATGGCGCTGCTCGGCCGCTACTACGAGCGGTTCGCCGACCACGCGGTCGCGATCGCCGACGGCGTCGTCTACCTGGTCACCGGAGAGCTCCCGAAGGAGCTCTAG